One Euphorbia lathyris chromosome 1, ddEupLath1.1, whole genome shotgun sequence DNA segment encodes these proteins:
- the LOC136209214 gene encoding large ribosomal subunit protein eL34z, whose protein sequence is MVQRLTYRSRHSYATKSNQHRIVKTPGGKLVYQTTKKRASGPKCPVTGKRIQGIPHLRPAEYKRSRLSRNRRTVNRAYGGVLSGGAVRERIIRAFLVEEQKIVKKVLKIQKAKEKVSKS, encoded by the exons ATGGTTCAGCGACTAACCTATCGCTCCAGGCATAGTTATGCCACCAAATCTAACCAGCACCGGATCGTCAAGACCCCtg GTGGGAAATTGGTGTATCAGACCACCAAAAAGAGGGCAAGCGGACCTAAATGTCCTGTTACTGGAAAGAGGATTCAAGGG ATTCCTCACCTGAGACCTGCTGAATACAAGAGATCAAGGTTGTCCAGGAACCGACGCACAGTCAACCGTGCCTACGGTGGTGTGCTGTCTGGTGGTGCTGTTAGAGAGAG GATCATTCGAGCCTTCTTGGTGGAGGAGCAGAAAATTGTGAAGAAGGTGTTGAAGATACAGAAGGCAAAGGAAAAGGTTTCAAAGAGTTAG
- the LOC136212485 gene encoding protein FEZ: protein MEEKNDVDKMDDVMLPGFRFHPTDEELVGFYLKRKIQHRSLCIELIKQVDIYKYDPWDLPKLATTGEKEWYFYCPRDRKYRNSARPNRVTGAGFWKATGTDRPIYSSDGTKCIGLKKSLVFYRGRAAKGIKTDWMMHEFRLPSIVDSSPVPKKFLDKSLPPNDAWAICRIFKKTNSMAQRALNHSWISHFPDTTTTPDHHLLNQTPNCAPQFSSDNISCTSEIASVFQICSNNQQLQHQAPSPSNFSGLDHISSTSYKPIHPTLQKPSIFPENLSTNFMFSPLEIANPALINDVINKTCEESFYNGFSISLGEENERKNDENQWGNIRSMGFPFSLGDSDSDVWDSQISSAYSTSANKCYT from the exons ATGGAGGAGAAGAACGATGTTGATAAAATGGATGACGTGATGTTACCCGGGTTTCGATTTCATCCAACGGACGAAGAACTCGTTGGTTTTTACCTGAAAAGGAAGATACAACACAGAAGTCTGTGTATTGAGCTGATTAAGCAAGTggatatttataaatatgatcCCTGGGATCTTCCAA AATTGGCGACGACAGGGGAAAAGGAGTGGTATTTTTACTGCCCAAGAGATAGGAAGTACAGGAATAGTGCTCGGCCGAATAGAGTCACGGGAGCTGGGTTTTGGAAAGCAACGGGAACGGACAGGCCTATTTATTCCTCGGATGGAACAAAGTGCATAGGTTTGAAGAAGTCTTTGGTTTTTTACAGAGGGAGAGCGGCTAAAGGGATTAAAACAGATTGGATGATGCATGAGTTTAGACTACCGTCTATTGTAGATTCATCTCCTGTGCCTAAGAAGTTCCTTGACAAATCACTTCCacctaat GATGCATGGGCTATATGCAGAATATTCAAGAAAACAAATTCAATGGCACAAAGAGCTCTAAACCATTCCTGGATTTCCCATTTCCCAGACACTACTACTACTCCTGATCATCATTTACTAAACCAAACACCAAACTGTGCACCTCAGTTCAGTTCAGACAACATCTCCTGCACTTCTGAAATAGCATCAGTTTTCCAAATATGCTCAAACAACCAACAACTACAACATCAAGCACCTTCTCCTTCCAACTTCTCTGGACTAGACCACATCTCATCCACCTCTTACAAACCTATACATCCTACACTCCAAAAACCATCAATCTTCCCTGAAAATCTCAGCACCAACTTCATGTTTTCGCCCCTCGAAATCGCGAACCCCGCCCTGATTAATGATGTAATAAATAAGACATGTGAGGAGAGTTTCTACAATGGTTTCTCAATAAGTTTGGGTGAAGAAAATGAAAGGAAGAATGATGAGAACCAGTGGGGAAACATAAGGTCTATGGGATTTCCTTTCAGTTTGGGAGATTCAGATTCAGATGTTTGGGATTCTCAAATTTCTTCTGCTTATTCTACTAGTGCTAACAAATGCTATACTTAA